The Thunnus thynnus chromosome 24, fThuThy2.1, whole genome shotgun sequence genome window below encodes:
- the LOC137177394 gene encoding E3 ubiquitin-protein ligase Midline-1-like: MDTLESELTCPICLELFEDPLLLPCAHSLCFGCAHRILVSHCATNESVQSIGAFQCPTCRYVISLSPERGLEGLKRNVTLQNIIDRVQRASSSAGLPLPLPLPAPHSGPNSPGEEGSNRLALVPVSAAMSSPGTPPEPVQCQFCEQDPPQDAVKTCVTCEVSYCEECLRATHPNKKPFTGHRLIEPMPDSHLRGLQCLEHEEEKVNMYCVTDDQLICSLCKLVGRHRDHQVAALSDRYEKLRQALDTNLSNLIKRNNELESLMGKLIQTCQHVEVNASRQEGKLLDECDLLIDIIQQRRQIIGSKIKEGKAQRLRKLAQQISNCQQCIERSSALITQADQTLKETDHARFLQTAKSINERVSMATASTQVLIPEIHLTDTFDTFALDFTREKKLLENLDYLTAPSAPSIREELCTASYDTISVHWTSDDEFTVVSYELQYAIFTGQSNIASLCNSLESWMIVPNIKQNHYTVHGLQSGTKYIFVVKAINQAGSRSSEPGTLKTNSQPFKLDPKSAHKKLKVSHDNLTVERDETTSKKGHNQERFTSQSSYGVVGNVYIDSGRHYWEALIGGSTWYAVGIAYKSAPKHEWIGKNSASWVLCRCNNSWVVRHNSKELAIEPSPHLRRVGVLLDYDAGYLTFYDAVGSQHLHTFHVSFVQPVCPVFNVWNKCLTILTGLPIPDHLEGLEPQD; this comes from the exons ATGGACACTCTGGAGTCAGAGCTGACCTGCCCAATTTGCCTGGAGCTCTTTGAAGACCCGCTGCTGCTCCCCTGCGCCCACAGCCTGTGCTTCGGTTGTGCTCACCGCATCCTCGTCTCCCATTGCGCCACCAACGAATCTGTTCAGAGCATCGGCGCCTTCCAGTGCCCCACCTGTAGATATGTCATTTCCCTGAGTCCTGAGCGTGGATTAGAAGGACTTAAGAGAAACGTGACCTTGCAGAACATTATTGATAGAGTTCAACGGGCCTCATCTTCAGCTGGGCTCCCTCTACCGCTGCCTTTGCCCGCGCCCCACAGCGGGCCAAACTCTCCCGGAGAGGAAGGGAGCAACCGGTTGGCGCTCGTCCCCGTCAGTGCCGCCATGTCCAGCCCAGGTACGCCTCCGGAGCCGGTCCAGTGCCAGTTCTGTGAGCAGGACCCACCACAGGATGCTGTCAAGACATGTGTGACGTGTGAGGTGTCATACTGCGAGGAGTGTCTCCGCGCAACGCACCCTAACAAGAAGCCGTTCACCGGCCACCGGCTCATCGAGCCCATGCCGGACTCCCATCTGCGAGGGCTCCAGTGCCTGGAGCACGAGGAGGAGAAGGTGAACATGTACTGTGTCACTGATGATCAGCTGATCTGCTCGCTGTGCAAACTGGTCGGGAGACACAGAGACCACCAAGTGGCAGCACTGAGTGACCGCTATGAAAAACTCAGG CAAGCCCTGGATACCAACCTGAGTAATTTGATTAAGAGGAACAACGAGCTGGAGTCACTTATGGGGAAATTGATCCAGACTTGTCAACATGTAGAG GTGAACGCGTCCCGCCAGGAGGGCAAGCTGCTGGACGAGTGTGATCTCCTGATTGACATTATTCAGCAGAGGAGGCAGATCATTGGCAGCAAGATCAAGGAGGGGAAG GCACAAAGGCTTCGGAAGCTAGCCCAACAGATCTCCAACTGCCAGCAGTGCATCGAGAGGTCCTCGGCCCTCATCACACAGGCCGATCAAACGCTGAAAGAGACCGATCACGCTCGCTTCCTGCAGACTGCCAAGAGCATCAACGAGAG GGTTTCCATGGCAACTGCATCGACCCAAGTGCTGATCCCTGAGATACACCTCACCGATACCTTCGACACCTTCGCCCTGGACTTCACCAGAGAGAAGAAGCTGTTGGAGAATCTGGATTACCTCACTG CTCCAAGTGCTCCGTCCATAAGGGAGGAGTTGTGCACGGCTTCCTATGACACCATCTCCGTCCACTGGACGTCTGATGATGAATTCACAGTGGTGTCTTATGAGCTCCAGTATGCCATCTTTACTGGACAGTCTAACATTGCCA GTCTGTGTAACTCATTGGAGAGCTGGATGATTGTTCCCAACATCAAGCAGAACCACTACACAGTGCACGGTCTGCAAAGCGGCACCAAGTATATCTTTGTTGTCAAGGCCATTAACCAAGCGGGGAGCAGAAGCAGTGAACCGGGGACTCTGAAAACCAACA GCCAGCCATTCAAGCTGGATCCCAAATCTGCTCACAAGAAGCTGAAGGTCTCACATGATAACCTGACAGTGGAGCGGGACGAAACCACGTCCAAGAAAGGCCACAACCAGGAACGTTTCACCAGCCAGAGCAGCTACGGCGTGGTAGGGAACGTCTACATCGACAGTGGGCGCCACTACTGGGAGGCTCTGATTGGAGGGAGCACATG GTACGCTGTGGGTATAGCCTACAAATCAGCCCCCAAGCACGAGTGGATCGGCAAGAACTCGGCCTCCTGGGTGCTCTGCCGTTGCAACAACTCCTGGGTGGTGCGCCACAACAGCAAGGAGTTGGCTATTGAGCCTTCGCCCCACCTGCGGCGTGTCGGGGTTCTGTTAGACTACGACGCCGGCTACCTGACCTTCTACGATGCCGTCGGCTCCCAGCACCTGCACACGTTTCATGTCTCCTTTGTTCAGCCCGTGTGTCCTGTGTTCAACGTGTGGAACAAGTGTCTGACGATCCTCACTGGTCTACCCATCCCCGACCATCTGGAGGGACTGGAACCCCAAGACTGA